The following proteins come from a genomic window of Salvia hispanica cultivar TCC Black 2014 chromosome 4, UniMelb_Shisp_WGS_1.0, whole genome shotgun sequence:
- the LOC125220254 gene encoding pectinesterase inhibitor 7-like, with protein MPSMRSLRLINFVTILSLFLTAAPAPAPAPASNAEFIRANCEHTLHPKVCYQSLKPYANVVKKELYRLAKVSIGLSLTRNKFISSYVENLTRQAQPEPRAAEALSDCVSMLGIVERDMQNSVKQMQQLTGTGEELRYQLDNVLTWITAARTWQEDCTDGFEGVSNTALKADVFGRVEQAKNVTDIALDFVAALVDKAGPVLP; from the coding sequence ATGCCAAGCATGAGATCTCTacgtttaattaatttcgtaACAATATTATCCCTCTTTCTCACGGCTGCCCCAGCCCCGGCTCCCGCTCCCGCATCGAATGCGGAATTCATCCGCGCGAATTGCGAGCACACACTGCACCCGAAGGTGTGCTACCAATCACTAAAGCCTTACGCCAATGTGGTGAAGAAGGAGCTGTATCGGTTGGCGAAGGTCTCAATCGGCCTCAGCCTCACCCGTAACAAGTTCATATCCTCGTACGTGGAGAACCTCACCCGCCAGGCCCAGCCAGAGCCGAGAGCGGCAGAGGCCCTCAGCGACTGCGTCAGCATGTTGGGTATCGTGGAGAGGGATATGCAGAACTCGGTGAAGCAGATGCAGCAGCTAACGGGGACCGGGGAGGAGCTGCGCTACCAGCTGGACAACGTGCTGACGTGGATCACCGCCGCCCGCACCTGGCAGGAAGATTGTACGGACGGCTTTGAGGGCGTCTCCAACACTGCGCTCAAGGCGGATGTCTTCGGGCGGGTGGAACAGGCCAAGAATGTCACCGACATTGCACTCGACTTCGTCGCAGCCCTTGTAGACAAGGCTGGGCCTGTGCTTCCATGA
- the LOC125223420 gene encoding phosphoglucomutase, cytoplasmic-like isoform X2 — MASFKVTRVQTSPIDGQKPGTSGLRKKVKVFVQPHYLQNFVQATFNALGADKMKGATLVVSGDGRYYSKDAIQIIIKMAAANGVRRIWVGQNGLLSTPAVSAVIRERVGADGSKANGAFILTASHNPGGPNEDFGIKYNMENGGPAPEGITDKIYSNTTTIKEYLIAEGLPDVDISKIGLSNFTGPDGQFDVDVFDSASDYVKLMKSIFDFQSIKNLLSSPKFTFCYDALHGVGGAYAKRIFVEELGAKESSLLNCVPKEDFGGGHPDPNLTYAKELVARMGLSKSGNNEDPPEFGAAADGDADRNMVLGKRFFVTPSDSVAIIAANAVQAIPYFSGGLKGVARSMPTSAALDVVAKHLNLKFFEVPTGWKFFGNLMDAGMCSVCGEESFGTGSDHIREKDGIWAVLAWLAIIAYKNKDNLGGDKLVTVEDIVRQHWSTYGRHYYTRYDYENVDSGGAKQLMDYLVKLQSNLTEVNNIVKGIRSDVSKVVNADEFEYKDPVDGSFSKHQGIRYLFEDGSRLVFRLSGTGSEGATIRLYIEQYEKDPSKIGRESQDALAPLVEVALKLSKMQEYTGRSAPTVIT; from the exons ATGGCATCGTTTAAGGTTACCCGCGTCCAGACTTCTCCAATTGATGGCCAGAAACCAGGGACTTCTGGCCTCAGGAAGAAG GTGAAGGTATTCGTGCAACCCCATTACTTGCAAAATTTTGTCCAGGCTACTTTTAATGCTCTTGgagctgataaaatgaaag GTGCTACACTTGTTGTCTCTGGTGATGGTCGCTACTATTCGAAGGATGCTATCCAG ATCATCATCAAAATGGCAGCTGCAAATGGAGTAAGGCGTATCTGGGTTGGTCAAAACGGGTTGCTGTCTACGCCTGCTGTTTCCGCTGTTATACGTGAAAGAGTAGGCGCTGAT GGCTCCAAGGCAAATGGGGCATTTATACTTACAGCAAGCCACAACCCAGGGGGGCCAAATGAG GATTTCGGAATCAAATACAACATGGAAAATGGTGGACCTGCACCAGAAGGAATCACTGACAAGATCTATTCAAACACCACCACAATTAAGGAGTACTTGATTGCCGAAGGCCTACCTGAT GTGGACATCTCCAAAATTGGATTAAGCAACTTTACTGGTCCGGATGGGCAGTttgatgttgatgtttttGATTCAGCAAGTGACTATGTCAAATTGATGAA GTCTATTTTTGATTTCCAGTCTATCAAGAATTTATTGTCATCTCCAAAATTCACTTTCTG CTATGATGCACTTCATGGTGTTGGTGGAGCTTATGCTAAACGTATATTTGTCGAAGAGCTAGGGGCAAAGGAAAGCTCTTTGCTTAATTGTGTACCCAag GAAGATTTTGGTGGAGGACATCCTGATCCTAATTTGACATATGCAAAAGAACTAGTAGCTCGTATGGGATTGAGTAAGTCAGGCAACAATGAGGACCCACCAGAGTTTGGTGCGGCTGCTGATGGTGATGCCGACCGCAATATGGTTCTTGGAAAAAG gtTCTTTGTTACTCCATCTGATTCTGTTGCTATTATAGCTGCAAATGCTGTACAGGCGATACCCTACTTTTCTGGTGGTCTAAAAGGAGTTGCAAG GAGCATGCCCACATCAGCTGCTCTTGATGTTGTAGCTAAGCACTTGAATCTGAAATTCTTTGAG GTGCCAACTGGATGGAAATTCTTTGGCAACCTAATGGATGCTGGAATGTGTTCAGTTTGTGGTGAAGAAAGTTTTGGAACTG GCTCTGACCACATACGTGAGAAAGATGGAATATGGGCTGTGCTGGCATGGCTAGCTATTATTGCCTATAAGAACAAAGACAATCTCGGGGGAGATAAACTTGTTACTGTTGAAGACATTGTGCGCCAACATTGGTCGACATATGGGCGTCACTATTACACTCGATATGATTATGAG AATGTTGATTCTGGTGGTGCCAAGCAACTGATGGATTATTTGGTCAAGCTGCAATCGAACCTAACTGAAGTCAACAA CATTGTAAAGGGAATCCGGTCAGATGTCTCAAAAGTTGTCAATGCTGATGAATTTGAGTACAAGGATCCCGTTGATGGTTCCTTTTCAAAGCATCAGGGAATCAGATACCTATTTGAAGATGGATCTCGATTA GTTTTCCGACTCTCTGGAACTGGTTCGGAAGGGGCTACTATCCGTCTCTACATAGAGCAGTACGAGAAGGATCCATCCAAGATCGGGAGGGAATCTCAAGACGCACTTGCTCCTCTA GTTGAGGTTGCTCTTAAGCTTTCTAAGATGCAAGAGTACACTGGCCGATCTGCTCCCACTGTTATTACATAG
- the LOC125223420 gene encoding phosphoglucomutase, cytoplasmic-like isoform X1 — protein sequence MASFKVTRVQTSPIDGQKPGTSGLRKKVKVFVQPHYLQNFVQATFNALGADKMKGATLVVSGDGRYYSKDAIQIIIKMAAANGVRRIWVGQNGLLSTPAVSAVIRERVGADGSKANGAFILTASHNPGGPNEDFGIKYNMENGGPAPEGITDKIYSNTTTIKEYLIAEGLPDVDISKIGLSNFTGPDGQFDVDVFDSASDYVKLMKSIFDFQSIKNLLSSPKFTFCYDALHGVGGAYAKRIFVEELGAKESSLLNCVPKEDFGGGHPDPNLTYAKELVARMGLSKSGNNEDPPEFGAAADGDADRNMVLGKRFFVTPSDSVAIIAANAVQAIPYFSGGLKGVARSMPTSAALDVVAKHLNLKFFEVLCDINICKITMHYFRGLLIFISMKVPTGWKFFGNLMDAGMCSVCGEESFGTGSDHIREKDGIWAVLAWLAIIAYKNKDNLGGDKLVTVEDIVRQHWSTYGRHYYTRYDYENVDSGGAKQLMDYLVKLQSNLTEVNNIVKGIRSDVSKVVNADEFEYKDPVDGSFSKHQGIRYLFEDGSRLVFRLSGTGSEGATIRLYIEQYEKDPSKIGRESQDALAPLVEVALKLSKMQEYTGRSAPTVIT from the exons ATGGCATCGTTTAAGGTTACCCGCGTCCAGACTTCTCCAATTGATGGCCAGAAACCAGGGACTTCTGGCCTCAGGAAGAAG GTGAAGGTATTCGTGCAACCCCATTACTTGCAAAATTTTGTCCAGGCTACTTTTAATGCTCTTGgagctgataaaatgaaag GTGCTACACTTGTTGTCTCTGGTGATGGTCGCTACTATTCGAAGGATGCTATCCAG ATCATCATCAAAATGGCAGCTGCAAATGGAGTAAGGCGTATCTGGGTTGGTCAAAACGGGTTGCTGTCTACGCCTGCTGTTTCCGCTGTTATACGTGAAAGAGTAGGCGCTGAT GGCTCCAAGGCAAATGGGGCATTTATACTTACAGCAAGCCACAACCCAGGGGGGCCAAATGAG GATTTCGGAATCAAATACAACATGGAAAATGGTGGACCTGCACCAGAAGGAATCACTGACAAGATCTATTCAAACACCACCACAATTAAGGAGTACTTGATTGCCGAAGGCCTACCTGAT GTGGACATCTCCAAAATTGGATTAAGCAACTTTACTGGTCCGGATGGGCAGTttgatgttgatgtttttGATTCAGCAAGTGACTATGTCAAATTGATGAA GTCTATTTTTGATTTCCAGTCTATCAAGAATTTATTGTCATCTCCAAAATTCACTTTCTG CTATGATGCACTTCATGGTGTTGGTGGAGCTTATGCTAAACGTATATTTGTCGAAGAGCTAGGGGCAAAGGAAAGCTCTTTGCTTAATTGTGTACCCAag GAAGATTTTGGTGGAGGACATCCTGATCCTAATTTGACATATGCAAAAGAACTAGTAGCTCGTATGGGATTGAGTAAGTCAGGCAACAATGAGGACCCACCAGAGTTTGGTGCGGCTGCTGATGGTGATGCCGACCGCAATATGGTTCTTGGAAAAAG gtTCTTTGTTACTCCATCTGATTCTGTTGCTATTATAGCTGCAAATGCTGTACAGGCGATACCCTACTTTTCTGGTGGTCTAAAAGGAGTTGCAAG GAGCATGCCCACATCAGCTGCTCTTGATGTTGTAGCTAAGCACTTGAATCTGAAATTCTTTGAGGTACTATGTGATATTAACATTTGTAAAATAACCATGCATTATTTTAGAGGtctactaatttttatctCCATGAAGGTGCCAACTGGATGGAAATTCTTTGGCAACCTAATGGATGCTGGAATGTGTTCAGTTTGTGGTGAAGAAAGTTTTGGAACTG GCTCTGACCACATACGTGAGAAAGATGGAATATGGGCTGTGCTGGCATGGCTAGCTATTATTGCCTATAAGAACAAAGACAATCTCGGGGGAGATAAACTTGTTACTGTTGAAGACATTGTGCGCCAACATTGGTCGACATATGGGCGTCACTATTACACTCGATATGATTATGAG AATGTTGATTCTGGTGGTGCCAAGCAACTGATGGATTATTTGGTCAAGCTGCAATCGAACCTAACTGAAGTCAACAA CATTGTAAAGGGAATCCGGTCAGATGTCTCAAAAGTTGTCAATGCTGATGAATTTGAGTACAAGGATCCCGTTGATGGTTCCTTTTCAAAGCATCAGGGAATCAGATACCTATTTGAAGATGGATCTCGATTA GTTTTCCGACTCTCTGGAACTGGTTCGGAAGGGGCTACTATCCGTCTCTACATAGAGCAGTACGAGAAGGATCCATCCAAGATCGGGAGGGAATCTCAAGACGCACTTGCTCCTCTA GTTGAGGTTGCTCTTAAGCTTTCTAAGATGCAAGAGTACACTGGCCGATCTGCTCCCACTGTTATTACATAG